The genomic stretch GTCAGTGATGGGCGTCCCATGCACGGGGAAGGTTATTTGATTGCTTTTTCGATTGCGCGCGGGCAACAGCTTTGGAAAATTTCCACCAAGGGTATGTTGGCGCAATCACCCGCGTCCTGTGGTTCAGTGATAGCATTTTTGGAAGAGCGCAAACACCTGATCGGTGTGGATATTCGCAACGGGTCGCGTCTTTGGGAGCAGGATTATCGCCGGATTTATTGCCCCCCCCAGGCGGATGGAAACGCCTTTTATTTGATCGTCCGCGGGGATGAATCTACACCCGAGGCAGGCCGCTACCAACTCCAGGCGCTTCGTCCGCAGGATGGCTCGGTAATCTGGCAAACCGCGCTCCCGGCGCGGGCGCGTATTCTATCAATGGGACAAAACGCCATCTACGCCGCCACCGATGATGGCCGGGTATTGGCTTATACCCCCGAGCAAGGCAAATATTTGTGGGAAGCCGCGCTTGGTACAGATGAAGACCCCATTCGTACGGAGCTGTTGATTGACGCTGGAAACCTGATCGCTGGAACGTATGATGGTAATGTCTTCGCAACGCGCGTAGCGGCAACCGCTGCCGACACCTCGGCGGATGATGACCGTGCTAAAGCCATCGCACTGGCTTTGAAAGGGGATTATCGTCGAGCAGCAGAATTGTATGCGGCATTCAAAGAATATGATAAGGCTTTTGCTTTACTTGAACATGCCAGTTTGTATCAACTGGCTGGAGAATTGGCGCGCAATTTGGAGCGCAAAAGCGAAGCCGAACGATTTTTCGAGTTGGCCGGAAATCAACTGGCTCAGGCTGAAATACTGGAAGAGATGGGCGACTTATTGGGGGCCGCGCCGCTGTATGAGCAGGCCAAAAAACTAAAAAAGGCGGCTTCGCTGTATGAGCAGGTAGACGAGTTCCGCAAGGCATTGGATTTACATCTTCAAGTGGGGAATTTCAAAGATATTTTGCGTTTGGCGGGCAAAGTTGCTTTTACTCCGAGTGATATTGATGCCATAAAAGGGCAGGGTACACCCCAGGAAGTTGCGGATTTGGCGCTAAGCGTAGGCGCGTATGCCAAAGCGGCCAAACTATATGAAGAAATAGGCGATGCTGAAAAAGAACTCCATTCACTGAATTTGCTGATCAACGATACCCCGGTCGAATGGGCCTGGAACCGAACGGCAGAAGTGGCGCGCAGCTTGGGGAGATTCTGGCAAGAAGCCCAGGCTTGGGAAGCCTTAAAGCGGTCATTTGAAGCTGCCAATGCCTATCACCGGGCGGCACAACAGGCTGAGCGTATTAGTACTGACGATGAAAACAAAGTTGCTGGTCTGTATGAGAAAGCGAAAGCGTATTATGATGACCTTGGCATGGATGAAGAATGCCAGGATTGTCAGGTTAAAATTATTCATTATCGCTCGTTACCTCATATTGTCATTGATGATTTTTCAAAAAATACTTTTCAGGAAGGCAAATTCAACCTTTTGAAACTTACAGTGCGTAATATTGGCCGCGGCGTAGCGAGAGATGTATGTATTCAAATATTAGGTGGACGTTTTGAAGTCGATGAAACAACCACATTTGTCCGGCTGAAGAATATTGCCGCAAAGGGAGAACGTCTCGCCAAGATTCCTCTGCGGCCATACGAAAATCAAGTTGGTGATGCAGTTCCTTTGGTTGTTGAATGGGTTTGGCAAGATTATAAGGACGAGAGCTATCAAGGAAAGAGAACTGCGTATGTGATTGTAAAAGCAAAAGAAATTACACCAACTAGTCAACCTCAGGAACATCACTATCACGCGCCAGTAACACAAGTTCAAGGTGAACATGTCGATATGGTTGGCGGCGACAAAATCGGCGGTGACCAAATTCATGGTGATAATATCGCGGCCGGTGCCCAAAAAGGTGACCGGGTTGAGATTAACCACGAGGGCGTCAAATTGACCCCCGCAGAGCGCCTCTGCCCGACTTGCCAATTGCCAGTTGAACCCGACAAAAAATTCTGCGAAGCCTGCGGAACCCAACTGAAAGCTGATAGCTGACAGCTTTCAGCCAGGAGTAATGATGACCGAACTACACCAACTCGGACGCTATCAAATCGAAACCCACATTGGCAGCGGTGCCTATGCCGATGTTTACAAAGCCACGGACACGGCTCTAGACCGCGTCGTGGCGCTGAAAGTACTCAAACCAGCGTTGCTGGCAGACAGCGATGCCTTCAGCCGTTTCGTGCAAGAAGCCAAAAATATGGCAGAGTTGACGCATCCGCAAATCGCCTGGGTGTGGGATGTAGGCGAACAAGATGGACGCTATTTCATTGCCATGCGTTATGCGGATGGCCCGGCGCTAGCCCAAATATTAGCCAAACGAAAAAAGCTCTCTTGGGAGGAAGCCTTGGAAATTATCCAGCAGATCGCCGCCGCCCTCGATTTTGCCCACCGCAAAGGCGTTATTCATCGTGATGTGAAACCGCAAAATATCCTTATTGCTAAAGAAGATGGCGCCGTGCTGGGTGATTTTGGGATTGCCAAAGCGTTTCATGTCAGCGGGATGACGACCAATACAGGTGCCGTTATGGGAACGCCTGCCTATATCGCTCCCGAAATTTGGAACGGTCAGACAGCCAGCGCAGCCAGCGACCAATATTCTTTGGCCTGTGTATGCAGCGAAATGCTGACCGGGAAAACCTTATTTGAGGGGAATACACCAGAAGCAGTGATTGCCGGACATCTGGTTAAGGGGCCGGAACTGCCAGTTGAATGGCCCAAAGGCGTGCCTGCCGCGGCCAAAAGTATATTGATGAAAGCACTAGCGCGTGATCCACAAGCGCGCTACGCAAGTGCAGGGCAATTTGCAAGCGCCCTAAAAGACAATCAATCTACCCCATTGAAAGAACCTGCAATACCTAGGAAAATCCCATTAACGCAACGAAAACTTTCTCCTAAATTGATACAAGCGGGCATAGCTGCGCTGGTAATTGTGGCAGTAGCCGCCGGATTATTTTCGGGCTGGCAGTATTTACAAAATCAGCGAACGGAACCTATTCTTGAAGAAGTATTTGTCCCAGCAGAAACACCCACTCCAGCATACACAACAGAAATATCGCCCAAAGATGGCATGGTGATGGTCTACGTGCCGGCAGGTAAGTTCTGGATGGGCTCCGCCGATGATGATGAAATAGTTGAAAATGATGAAAAGCCCCGCCATCAGGTTGATCTTGATGCCTACTGGATTGATCAGACGGAAGTGACCAATGCCATGTATTTGCAATGTGTGAATGCAGGAACTTGCATGGATAATGGATCGAGCAGTTTATTGGCTGTTGAATATGCTCAACATCCAGTAACGCATATGAGCTGGTATGATGCGAACACATATTGCGCTTGGGCAGGCAGAAGATTGCCTACCGAAGCTGAGTGGGAAAAAGCAGCTCGTGGAGACCAATGGCTGATATATCCGTGGGGTAATGAATTCAATTGTAAAAATGCCAACGCAAGTGATGCTGGTTCTTGTGATGGTTATGAAGAAACTGCGCCGGTTGGCAGTTTTCTGGCCGGAGTTAGCCCCTATGGCGTGCTAGATATGGCCGGGAATGTGTGGGAGTGGGTGTCATCGTTGTATGAAGGGTATCCGTATGATGCAGAAGATGGGCGAGAGAATATGGACGCTGGTGATAAACGCGTTCTGCGTGGCGGTTCCTGGTTCAATCATGGAAACCTCCTGCGGGTTGCCTATCGCGGCAGCAACGTACCATCGCTTAGGAACTACCTCATCGGTTTCCGTTGCGCCCGCTCAGTGACCCCGTAGCGGAGCGAAGGGGGCACCCTGATACTGCGACCGCAGGGAGTACTGGTTTCTGCGACCAGAGCGAAGCTCTGGGAGTGCTGCGACCGAAGGGA from Chloroflexota bacterium encodes the following:
- a CDS encoding PQQ-binding-like beta-propeller repeat protein: MPQEIAQRVWGPVLLKGGLGGPGSGVFAVPAIAGGVIVFPQRNGELIGLSVADGAVRWKTALEAGRMIRVLVAEGTRFLAAISDERPLGQAGNGRLVAMDAFSGEIQTLWQADSHQLSAPVMTENNILVRTSKSGLFALSRSPQPEQLWQQPLDAWWALTPFVVGDTVIVSDGRPMHGEGYLIAFSIARGQQLWKISTKGMLAQSPASCGSVIAFLEERKHLIGVDIRNGSRLWEQDYRRIYCPPQADGNAFYLIVRGDESTPEAGRYQLQALRPQDGSVIWQTALPARARILSMGQNAIYAATDDGRVLAYTPEQGKYLWEAALGTDEDPIRTELLIDAGNLIAGTYDGNVFATRVAATAADTSADDDRAKAIALALKGDYRRAAELYAAFKEYDKAFALLEHASLYQLAGELARNLERKSEAERFFELAGNQLAQAEILEEMGDLLGAAPLYEQAKKLKKAASLYEQVDEFRKALDLHLQVGNFKDILRLAGKVAFTPSDIDAIKGQGTPQEVADLALSVGAYAKAAKLYEEIGDAEKELHSLNLLINDTPVEWAWNRTAEVARSLGRFWQEAQAWEALKRSFEAANAYHRAAQQAERISTDDENKVAGLYEKAKAYYDDLGMDEECQDCQVKIIHYRSLPHIVIDDFSKNTFQEGKFNLLKLTVRNIGRGVARDVCIQILGGRFEVDETTTFVRLKNIAAKGERLAKIPLRPYENQVGDAVPLVVEWVWQDYKDESYQGKRTAYVIVKAKEITPTSQPQEHHYHAPVTQVQGEHVDMVGGDKIGGDQIHGDNIAAGAQKGDRVEINHEGVKLTPAERLCPTCQLPVEPDKKFCEACGTQLKADS
- a CDS encoding SUMF1/EgtB/PvdO family nonheme iron enzyme, whose translation is MMTELHQLGRYQIETHIGSGAYADVYKATDTALDRVVALKVLKPALLADSDAFSRFVQEAKNMAELTHPQIAWVWDVGEQDGRYFIAMRYADGPALAQILAKRKKLSWEEALEIIQQIAAALDFAHRKGVIHRDVKPQNILIAKEDGAVLGDFGIAKAFHVSGMTTNTGAVMGTPAYIAPEIWNGQTASAASDQYSLACVCSEMLTGKTLFEGNTPEAVIAGHLVKGPELPVEWPKGVPAAAKSILMKALARDPQARYASAGQFASALKDNQSTPLKEPAIPRKIPLTQRKLSPKLIQAGIAALVIVAVAAGLFSGWQYLQNQRTEPILEEVFVPAETPTPAYTTEISPKDGMVMVYVPAGKFWMGSADDDEIVENDEKPRHQVDLDAYWIDQTEVTNAMYLQCVNAGTCMDNGSSSLLAVEYAQHPVTHMSWYDANTYCAWAGRRLPTEAEWEKAARGDQWLIYPWGNEFNCKNANASDAGSCDGYEETAPVGSFLAGVSPYGVLDMAGNVWEWVSSLYEGYPYDAEDGRENMDAGDKRVLRGGSWFNHGNLLRVAYRGSNVPSLRNYLIGFRCARSVTP